In one window of Spiroplasma corruscae DNA:
- the polA gene encoding DNA polymerase I yields the protein MKKYLLVDGNSLLFRAFYSSFGRVTLTTTSGQPTNAVYSFINMLFNINTNNNYDCIVVAFDKGKKTFRHDKLPTYKDGRQKTPSELVTQFPIVREFLSNANIKWYEIDNYEADDIIGTLAKKLENEDDVIVHILTSDQDMYQLITKKVFVLAPQVGTSDILIYDESKLQEKWGIKPYQVSDYKGLRGDQSDNIKGVVGIGEKTAKELLNEYDNIENIYQNIESIKGAKKEKLINGKEDAYLSKEIATIFSDVDLDFNLECTNIDYNSLKTFFQKYEMQSLVKKYCQNTPNIIKETNLDYKVLNKWEEKYSCDENSIYIELLNDNYHMPDIIGISISNIKGNFYLNLNSSEVDIFNWNKPQLDESFQEFILSKKFCSYDIKKTITSLKNIGYKINSSNFTYDMMLATYVLNSSIKSTFDSHLLFLKPDSELKTFDEVFGKGAKKTKDVNPKDKEVYLVEKSIFINELKNVVIEKLIASEQFELYEFMELPFSKVLIDMENEGILIDTEVLKRQTEDIILLINSLEKDLKNIFKKDITDDFNIGSPKQLKELLYVKLGLPDLNKGSTDKETLEKLVQFNPSIEKILLIRKYQKLYSTYLKGFEKYIYSDKKIHTIFNQTLTSTGRLSSIYPNIQNISIRDEMQREFRKIFICDEDYIFLSFDYSQIELRVLADVANVKNLIDSFKSGKDVHEEAAKKIFKIPDNEKVSSEMRRIAKTFNFGILYGLSDFGLSKDLNITMKEAKEYIKSYYESFPEILDFKKDVINFANSEGYVKTMANRRRYIYELQSSNFMIKQFGERAAVNAVIQGTAADILKVAMIEIWEILLKNFTEAKMVAQIHDEIIFKVKSNEVDKLIPEIEYIMSAAYNKILDKYNHCRSSRVSLDVNYSIGKNWLDLK from the coding sequence ATGAAAAAGTATTTATTAGTAGATGGGAACTCTTTATTATTTAGAGCTTTTTATAGTTCGTTTGGAAGAGTCACTTTAACTACAACATCGGGACAACCAACAAACGCAGTTTACTCATTTATTAATATGTTATTTAATATTAATACTAATAATAATTATGATTGTATTGTTGTTGCTTTTGATAAAGGAAAAAAAACCTTTAGACATGATAAGTTGCCAACATATAAAGATGGTAGACAAAAGACACCTTCTGAATTAGTTACACAGTTCCCTATTGTTAGAGAGTTTTTATCAAATGCAAATATTAAATGATATGAAATAGACAATTATGAAGCAGATGATATTATAGGAACACTTGCTAAAAAGTTGGAAAATGAAGATGATGTAATTGTGCATATATTAACTAGTGATCAAGATATGTATCAATTAATAACAAAAAAAGTATTTGTACTAGCACCACAAGTTGGTACTAGCGATATCTTAATTTATGATGAAAGTAAGCTTCAAGAAAAATGAGGAATTAAACCATATCAAGTATCTGATTATAAGGGACTAAGAGGTGATCAGTCTGATAATATAAAGGGAGTAGTTGGTATTGGTGAAAAAACAGCAAAAGAATTATTGAATGAGTATGATAATATTGAAAATATTTATCAGAATATAGAGTCTATAAAAGGGGCGAAAAAAGAAAAATTAATCAACGGAAAAGAAGATGCTTATCTATCTAAAGAAATAGCGACCATATTCTCTGATGTTGATCTTGATTTTAATTTAGAATGTACAAATATTGATTACAACTCTTTAAAAACTTTTTTTCAAAAGTATGAAATGCAATCTCTGGTAAAAAAATATTGTCAAAATACTCCTAATATAATAAAAGAGACAAATTTAGATTATAAAGTTCTAAATAAGTGAGAAGAAAAATATAGTTGTGATGAAAATTCAATCTATATTGAATTACTTAATGACAACTACCATATGCCAGACATTATCGGAATAAGTATTTCAAACATCAAAGGAAACTTTTATTTAAATCTTAATAGTAGTGAAGTTGATATTTTTAACTGAAATAAACCACAATTAGATGAGTCTTTTCAAGAATTTATATTAAGTAAAAAATTTTGTAGTTATGATATTAAAAAAACAATAACATCATTAAAGAATATTGGATATAAAATAAATTCAAGTAATTTTACTTATGACATGATGTTAGCTACATATGTACTTAACTCAAGTATTAAATCAACTTTTGATTCACATTTATTATTTTTAAAACCCGATTCAGAACTTAAAACCTTTGATGAAGTATTCGGTAAGGGAGCTAAAAAAACAAAGGATGTAAACCCAAAAGATAAAGAAGTATATCTTGTTGAAAAGTCTATTTTTATAAACGAACTAAAAAATGTAGTAATAGAAAAACTTATAGCTTCAGAACAATTCGAACTTTATGAATTTATGGAGCTTCCTTTTTCAAAAGTCCTTATAGATATGGAAAACGAAGGAATTCTAATTGATACAGAAGTATTAAAAAGACAAACGGAAGATATTATTTTACTAATAAATAGTTTAGAAAAAGATTTAAAAAATATATTTAAAAAAGATATTACCGATGATTTTAATATTGGTTCACCGAAACAACTTAAAGAATTATTATATGTTAAGTTAGGGTTGCCCGACTTAAATAAAGGAAGCACTGACAAGGAAACTCTCGAAAAACTAGTACAATTTAACCCAAGTATAGAGAAAATTTTGTTAATAAGAAAGTATCAAAAGTTATATTCTACTTATTTAAAAGGTTTTGAAAAGTATATTTATTCAGATAAAAAAATTCATACAATATTTAATCAAACTTTAACATCAACGGGAAGATTAAGTTCTATATACCCGAATATACAAAATATATCCATAAGAGATGAAATGCAAAGGGAGTTTAGAAAAATATTTATTTGTGATGAAGATTACATTTTCTTAAGTTTTGACTATTCTCAAATTGAGTTAAGGGTATTAGCAGATGTTGCTAATGTAAAAAATTTGATTGACTCTTTTAAATCTGGTAAAGATGTTCATGAAGAAGCAGCAAAAAAAATATTTAAGATTCCCGATAATGAAAAAGTTAGTTCTGAAATGAGAAGAATAGCAAAAACATTTAATTTTGGAATATTATATGGATTAAGTGACTTTGGTTTGTCAAAAGATCTTAATATTACAATGAAAGAAGCAAAAGAGTATATTAAAAGTTATTATGAATCATTTCCGGAAATACTTGATTTTAAAAAAGATGTTATTAATTTTGCTAATTCTGAAGGATATGTCAAAACTATGGCAAATAGAAGACGATATATTTATGAGTTACAAAGTTCAAACTTCATGATAAAGCAGTTTGGAGAAAGAGCAGCTGTAAATGCGGTTATACAAGGTACAGCTGCTGACATCTTAAAAGTCGCAATGATCGAAATTTGAGAAATACTCTTAAAAAATTTCACCGAAGCCAAAATGGTAGCGCAAATACATGATGAAATAATTTTTAAAGTTAAGTCAAATGAAGTAGATAAATTGATTCCTGAAATAGAATATATAATGTCTGCAGCATATAATAAAATTTTAGATAAATACAATCATTGTAGATCATCGAGAGTTAGTTTAGATGTAAATTATAGTATAGGTAAGAATTGACTTGACCTAAAATAA